The genomic DNA ATATCTATCTGCCGATGGTCGAAGCGATCCGGGAGCGGAACATTTTACGGGAATTCCCCGGACGGACGGAAGCGGATTTGTACCTGTGGGTTTCGAAGCACCGCACCGAACTCCAGCAGGGATGGGGCAATTTCATCTCGCCCGAATCCGCCGCCGAGGACCTGGCGGAGAAGTACGGAACGCGGGCCGGGCGGGTGGCGTCGCGGATCGGCAAGAATCTGGTCGGGGCCGTCCTGCCGGAAGCGCTGGAAAGCGGCCCGCCCACCGGCGCGTGGCGCGAAGCGAAAGCGGACCGGGATTCGACGCGCCTGTTCGAACAGATCCTCGTGCCGATCAGCGGCGAAGAGCCCGGTTGGGAGGCGCTGGATCAGGCGCTGCTCTTCGCCCGGCGCGAGAATTCGCGGATCCACGGATTGCACATCCTGCGCGGCGGGGTTTCCGCCGATGCGGAGCCGGTGCAAGCCCTGCGCGCCGAGTTTGCCCGCCGCTGCGAACATGCCGGAATTGAAGGCGGCCTGACGGTGGAGGCCGGCGAAGTCACCCCTGCCGTCTGCGAACGAGCCCTGCTGGCGGACCTCGTCCTTCTGGCCCTCACCCACCCGCCCGCCGAGGAGCCGTTCCTCCGCCTAAGTTCGGGATTCCGCGGGCTGATCCGGAGATGCGCCCGGCCGATTCTGGCGGTGCCCGGCGCCCCGACGGAGCTTGCGCGGGCGCTCCTGGCGTACGACGGCGGGACCAAAGCCAAGGAAGCCCTGTTTGTCTCCGCCTACCTGGCCGCGCGCTGGAACATCCCGCTTACGGTCCTCTCGGTGGAAGAGTCCGGCGTGGACGCCGAGGACGTGCTCGAGGAAGCGGACGAGTACCTGCACACCCGCGGGGTGAAGGCGGAACTGTCGATCGGCGGCGGTCCCGTCTCCGACGCGATCCTGCGCGCCGCGGAATCTTCGAAAAGCCAGCTCTTGATCCTCGGCGGATACGGCCGTTCTCCGGTTGTGGAGGCCGTCCTCGGCAGTCAGGTCGACGCCGTCCTGCGCCAAACCCGTCTGCCGGTTCTCATCTGCCGGTGAGCCAACGACCATGAGCCTCCTTTTCGAACAACCCCACCGCAGGCTGAACCTTCTCACGGGAGAATACGTGTTGGTCTCCCCCCATCGCACCCGGCGCCCCTGGCAGGGCAGGATCGAATCCGTCCCGGGTTCCGTCCGCCCCGCGTATGACCCCGCCTGCTACCTCTGCCCCGGAAACGCGCGGGCGGGCGGCGCGCGCAACCCGGAGTATGACGGCACGTTCGTGTTCGATAATGATTTCGCGGCCCTGCTCCCGACGAAGAACCCACAGCCCGCGGGCGGCGGGGGTCTGCTGGCGGCGGAAGCCGAGCGCGGCGTGTGCCGGGTTCTGTGCTATTCGCCGCGGCACGACCTGACCCTCGGCTCGATGCCTGCCGATTCCGTCCGCCGGGTGGTGGAGGCTTGGACGGAGCAATACGCCGAGCTCGGGGCTTTGCCGTGGATCCGGCACGTACAGATCTTCGAAAACAACGGGGAGATGATGGGCGCCAGCAATCCGCACCCGCACGGCCAGATCTGGGCCGAGGAGCGGATCCCCAACGAGCCGGCAAAGGAGAGCGAACGCCAATCCCGCCACCGGCGCGAACGCGGAACCTGCCTGCTGTGCGACTACCTCGCGCTCGAGGAGGCCGAGGGGCAACGGATCGTGTGGCGCAACGACTCGTTCCTCGCGCTGGTCCCGTTTTGGGCGGTATGGCCTTATGAGACCATGGTCCTGCCGCGGGCGCACCGGGGGGCGCTGCCGGATCTGACCGCCCAGGAGCGCGGCGACCTGGCCGAGATACTGCCGCGCCTGATCCGCGCCTACGACCGGGTATTCGACGCCCCGTTTCCGTACAGCATGGGCTTCCACCAGCGGCCGACCGACGGCGAAGCCCATCCGGAGTGGCATTTCCACGCGCACTTCTATCCGCCGCTGCTGCGCTCCGCGGCCGTGCGGAAATTTATGGTCGGGTACGAGATGCTGGCCCAGCCGCAACGGGATATCACGGCCGAATCCGCGGCCGAGCGGCTGAGAACGCTGGTGGAATGACCCCTCCCGCCTCCCACAGAAAAAAGGCGTTCAGGCAGCCGGGGTCCACGGCCGGGTTACGTCACCCCGGCGTGATCGCAGCCGGGGTCCACGGCCGCGTTACGTCACCCCGGCGTGATCGCAGCCGGGGTCCAGTGTTTATCGAAGATTTTCTGGATCCCGGCTAAGTTCACCCCCGACCACGAACACGCCGAGGGCGGGCGCCGGCATGACAATCACC from Anaerolineales bacterium includes the following:
- a CDS encoding universal stress protein; amino-acid sequence: MPPDTQAIDYGFSLAREDFRRARQQAALQEVLSRFTGKSADLLSFEEVRDKLHAIGSGVSRGVRNIPLDAIVGSVGRYTDFSRTFLPKNPNDEERWARVMALVTDPAGGGLPPIEVIKLGDAYFVQDGHHRVSVARQLGASTIEAYVNEISTPIPLSPDANPNDLIRKEEFAAFLEETRLRKKRPGADLELTELGGYDDLLEHVRVHRYFMGLEQKRDVSIPEAAAHWYGHIYLPMVEAIRERNILREFPGRTEADLYLWVSKHRTELQQGWGNFISPESAAEDLAEKYGTRAGRVASRIGKNLVGAVLPEALESGPPTGAWREAKADRDSTRLFEQILVPISGEEPGWEALDQALLFARRENSRIHGLHILRGGVSADAEPVQALRAEFARRCEHAGIEGGLTVEAGEVTPAVCERALLADLVLLALTHPPAEEPFLRLSSGFRGLIRRCARPILAVPGAPTELARALLAYDGGTKAKEALFVSAYLAARWNIPLTVLSVEESGVDAEDVLEEADEYLHTRGVKAELSIGGGPVSDAILRAAESSKSQLLILGGYGRSPVVEAVLGSQVDAVLRQTRLPVLICR
- a CDS encoding UDP-glucose--hexose-1-phosphate uridylyltransferase produces the protein MSLLFEQPHRRLNLLTGEYVLVSPHRTRRPWQGRIESVPGSVRPAYDPACYLCPGNARAGGARNPEYDGTFVFDNDFAALLPTKNPQPAGGGGLLAAEAERGVCRVLCYSPRHDLTLGSMPADSVRRVVEAWTEQYAELGALPWIRHVQIFENNGEMMGASNPHPHGQIWAEERIPNEPAKESERQSRHRRERGTCLLCDYLALEEAEGQRIVWRNDSFLALVPFWAVWPYETMVLPRAHRGALPDLTAQERGDLAEILPRLIRAYDRVFDAPFPYSMGFHQRPTDGEAHPEWHFHAHFYPPLLRSAAVRKFMVGYEMLAQPQRDITAESAAERLRTLVE